One stretch of Ooceraea biroi isolate clonal line C1 chromosome 4, Obir_v5.4, whole genome shotgun sequence DNA includes these proteins:
- the LOC105282587 gene encoding probable salivary secreted peptide, with amino-acid sequence MSAQKYVIGLAFLVAVLLTINAVPASGTIDNHAAAVNKSHHLIVGNRRSGDRLVLRQNVQKNPSHIIVTYTKTFNVSRSENITMVKALDKMTNGNGAYASILRGGPGYSNVTIKFRSKRRYGINFVVELYAH; translated from the coding sequence ATGTCGGCACAGAAATACGTGATCGGACTGGCCTTCCTGGTCGCCGTTCTACTGACCATCAACGCTGTACCTGCTAGTGGCACTATCGATAATCATGCCGCCGCCGTCAACAAATCGCACCACCTGATCGTCGGCAACAGGAGGTCTGGTGACAGGCTCGTGCTTAGGCAGAACGTCCAGAAGAACCCATCTCACATTATAGTCACTTATACGAAGACATTCAATGTTTCTCGATCGGAAAACATCACTATGGTTAAGGCGCTGGATAAGATGACTAATGGCAATGGCGCTTATGCCAGTATCTTGCGAGGTGGACCTGGCTACAGCAACGTCACTATCAAGTTCAGGAGTAAGAGGAGATACGGCATCAACTTTGTCGTTGAGCTCTACGCACATTAA